In Helianthus annuus cultivar XRQ/B chromosome 8, HanXRQr2.0-SUNRISE, whole genome shotgun sequence, a single genomic region encodes these proteins:
- the LOC110870381 gene encoding glutamic acid-rich protein-like produces the protein MRDSDVTVEGGEAAGEKLQKKVEEVLVEKKKLEKRVKTVEAENSSLLKKVEADQAGIDILKVRIAELEEEKARRDEQNEYFKLKNKELEANNAKKEHESYMMMKVLENLIGKPIEQRFEEIELEEVRARRKVEIDAEMKNKGKGVPIEGVAEVTEREIVVSEPTIDPEMSILDPCPISSVSGTTGIKVTKTFNEEKIDEYLHDDTNEKPENVYGEGEHDDAENVDESDDHVTRLILRLEHGVEEGEILHTYTLAEIIKMMHVDENEFKVDFEEELNQFDINQHPEYQYKYVEEADNYDKVEVEDWSDEGQSENVSVDTSSFPTLEEFFSQANEDELRRKVAESVKNKSFHEISKDEQREERKNWFKKDTERKFRRPLKYYKRDREVSFGDIISWGFLPQVNAYAIRREFGV, from the exons ATGAGAGATAGTGATGTTACTGTGGAAGGTGGGGAAGCAGCTGGTGAGAAG TTACAAAAGAAGGTGGAAGAGGTGTTAGTTGAGAAAAAGAAGTTAGAAAAGCGTGTTAAGACTGTCGAAGCTGAAAATTCATCTTTGTTGAAGAAGGTTGAAGCAGATCAAGCAGGCATTGATATTCTGAAAGTTCGTATAGCAGAGTTAGAAGAAGAAAAAGCTAGAAGAGATGAACAGAATGAATACTTCAAGCTGAAAAACAAAGAGTTGGAAGCCAACAATGCTAAGAAAGAACATGAATCGTATATGATGATGAAAGTGTTAGAAAATTTGATTGGAAAGCCAATTGAACAGAGGTTTGAAGAAATAGAGCTTGAAGAAGTACGAGCTAGACGAAAAGTTGAAATCGACGCTGAAATGAAAAACAAAGGCAAAGGTGTTCCAATTGAAGGTGTTGCTGAAGTAACTGAAAGGGAAATAGTTGTGTCTGAGCCAACAATAGATCCTGAAATGTCTATTCTTGATCCATGTCCAATATCGTCAGTATCTG GTACTACAGGCATAAAAGTCACTAAAACGTTTAATGAAGAAAAGATTGATGAATATCTTCATGATGATACAAACGAAAAGCCTGAGAATGTATATGGTGAGGGGGAGCATGATGATGCAGAGAATGTTGATGAAAGTGATGATCATGTGACAAGACTGATTCTACGTCTTGAACATGGTGTAGAGGAAGGTGAAATTCTGCACACTTACACTTTAGCTGAGATCATAAAGATGATGCATGTTGATGAAAATGAATTCAAggttgattttgaagaagaactGAATCAGTTTGACATTAATCAGCATCCTGAATATCAGTATAAGTACGTGGAAGAAGCTGATAACTACGATAAAGTTGAAGTTGAAGATTGGAGTGATGAAGGTCAATCTGAGAATGTGAGCGTGGATACTTCTAGTTTTCCGACGCTTGAAGAGTTTTTCAGTCAAGCGAATGAAGATGAATTAAGAAGGAAGGTTGCTGAGAGTGTAAAGAACAAGAGTTTTCATGAAATTTCAAAGGATGAACAGCGAGAAGAAAGAAAGAATTGGTTCAAGAAAGATACTGAGAGAAAATTCAGAAGACCGTTGAAGTATTACAAAAGAGACAGAGAAGTTTCTTTTGGTGATATTATCAGTTGGGGGTTTCTGCCTCAAGTGAATGCGTATGCAATCAGAAGAGAATTTGGCGTTTAG
- the LOC110873482 gene encoding uncharacterized protein LOC110873482, with translation MAESNGYSTYNQQSRSTTSIHVTALDGLVNVNSLFTIAVFVGLSLTTPGQRSLENRSACDSDISVAKKLLVFEVVSFSFFLFSSLVAQGLKLAINLLNSKDVDDAFRAHINLKALRFGMLGSALGSVMGCLFLMLSMVNVIEIRLGMLSCGSRSTVNAVASMIVLVTSALLVYISTAVYAFLH, from the exons ATGGCAGA ATCTAACGGATACTCAACttacaatcaacaatcaagatCCACCACAAGCATTCACGTAACCGCACTAGACGGTCTAGTAAACGTCAACTCACTCTTCACAATAGCAGTATTCGTCGGCCTATCTCTCACCACCCCAGGCCAACGCAGCCTGGAGAACCGGTCCGCCTGCGACTCAGATATCTCAGTTGCTAAAAAGCTTCTCGTGTTCGAAGTCGTATCTTTTAGTTTCTTTTTATTCTCATCACTTGTTGCTCAAGGGTTGAAACTGGCAATTAATTTGCTCAACAGTAAGGATGTTGATGATGCGTTTAGGGCACATATTAATTTGAAGGCGTTGCGGTTTGGGATGTTGGGATCGGCTCTTGGGTCGGTTATGGGGTGCTTGTTTTTGATGCTTTCGATGGTGAATGTGATTGAGATTCGGTTGGGGATGTTGAGTTGTGGGAGTAGATCTACGGTTAATGCGGTTGCTTCTATGATTGTGTTGGTTACTTCTGCTCTTTTGGTTTATATTTCTACTGCTGTTTATGCTTTTTTGCATTGA